In a genomic window of Streptomyces sp. NBC_01231:
- a CDS encoding TIGR03086 family metal-binding protein, with amino-acid sequence MNKDDLYPYMKECAAEAARVARGVPAARFDEPTHCPDWDVRALVNHWVLYTSHGLEHRALRQQLPEELVARDFTAEPDWAEAYAAQLDRAVAAWADPVVWEGELDLGMAVMPAVEIASMIIKEMAVHGWDVATATGQEFHVSEDAARFVLDVVLTHGDIYRQYDGFADPVPVPDDAPVFEQALAASGRDPRLAEAVRE; translated from the coding sequence ATGAACAAGGACGACCTCTACCCGTACATGAAGGAATGCGCCGCCGAGGCGGCCCGCGTCGCCCGTGGTGTCCCGGCGGCACGGTTCGACGAGCCCACCCACTGCCCGGACTGGGACGTCCGCGCACTGGTCAACCACTGGGTCCTGTACACCTCGCACGGTCTGGAGCACCGCGCCCTGCGCCAGCAGCTGCCCGAGGAGCTGGTCGCACGCGACTTCACCGCCGAGCCGGACTGGGCCGAGGCCTACGCCGCCCAGCTGGACCGGGCGGTCGCGGCCTGGGCGGACCCGGTGGTGTGGGAGGGCGAGTTGGACCTCGGCATGGCGGTCATGCCCGCCGTCGAGATCGCCTCGATGATCATCAAGGAGATGGCGGTGCACGGCTGGGACGTCGCCACGGCCACCGGCCAGGAGTTCCACGTCTCCGAGGACGCGGCCCGCTTCGTCCTCGACGTGGTTCTCACGCACGGCGACATCTACCGGCAGTACGACGGCTTCGCCGACCCGGTGCCGGTACCCGACGACGCGCCGGTGTTCGAGCAGGCCCTCGCCGCGAGCGGACGGGACCCACGACTGGCGGAGGCGGTACGCGAATGA
- a CDS encoding sirohydrochlorin chelatase encodes MHTKPVLLVIAHGSRDPRHAATVHALVRRVRSLRPDVRVETGFLDFNIPSVHGVLESLAAEGVRDVVALPLLLTRAFHAKADIPAVLQDAPPHLRIRQAEVLGPSPLLLSALERRLYEAGLSPADKSSTGVVLASAGSTDPEAIAVIAAIAREWRHTGWCAVRPAFASASLPRTEDAVRELRALGCRRVAVAPYVLAPGFLPDRIARGAQGADILAGVLGAAPEVAALVLSRFRAAASNVPLSHIA; translated from the coding sequence ATGCACACGAAGCCCGTTCTCCTCGTCATCGCCCACGGCAGCCGCGACCCGCGGCACGCCGCGACGGTGCACGCCCTCGTACGCCGGGTGCGCTCGCTGCGCCCGGACGTACGGGTGGAGACCGGCTTCCTGGACTTCAACATCCCGTCGGTGCACGGGGTGTTGGAGTCCCTGGCGGCGGAGGGCGTCCGTGACGTCGTAGCCCTCCCCCTCCTGCTCACGCGCGCGTTCCACGCGAAGGCCGACATCCCGGCGGTCCTTCAAGACGCGCCGCCGCACCTGCGGATCCGGCAGGCGGAGGTACTGGGCCCGTCCCCACTGCTGCTGTCCGCGCTGGAACGGCGCTTGTACGAGGCGGGGTTGAGCCCTGCCGACAAGTCCTCGACCGGGGTCGTCCTGGCCTCGGCGGGGTCCACCGACCCGGAGGCGATCGCGGTGATCGCAGCAATCGCGCGGGAGTGGCGGCACACCGGTTGGTGCGCCGTGCGGCCCGCGTTCGCCTCCGCATCCCTTCCGCGCACCGAGGACGCCGTACGGGAGCTGCGGGCGCTCGGCTGCAGGCGGGTCGCTGTCGCGCCCTATGTGCTGGCCCCGGGTTTCCTGCCGGACCGTATCGCGCGCGGCGCGCAGGGCGCGGACATCCTCGCGGGCGTGCTCGGCGCAGCGCCCGAGGTGGCCGCTCTGGTGTTGAGTCGTTTCCGTGCCGCGGCGTCGAACGTGCCTTTGTCGCACATCGCCTGA
- a CDS encoding ABC transporter permease has protein sequence MASTETTPVQDSGSVEAGLDALETTATGRPTLRQTFVNKIVPPITAIAVVIVVWYILYPIVDNPTKLPSPGAVGTAFKNAWLKGDLLGYIWTSVSRGLLGFAFALLIGTPLGLLVARVKFVRAAIGPILSGLQSLPSVAWVPPAVIWLGLNNSMMYAVILLGAVPSIANGLVSGVDQVPPLFLRAGRTMGATGIKGIWHVTLPAALPGYVAGMKQGWAFSWRSLMAAEIIAQFPDLGVGLGQLLENGRTAGDMAMVFEAILLILFVGIAIDLLIFSPLERSVLRSRGLLVKS, from the coding sequence ATGGCCAGCACTGAGACGACGCCGGTCCAGGACTCCGGGAGCGTCGAGGCGGGCCTGGACGCACTGGAGACCACGGCCACCGGCCGTCCGACCCTCCGGCAGACCTTCGTCAACAAGATCGTGCCGCCGATCACCGCGATCGCGGTGGTCATCGTGGTCTGGTACATCCTCTACCCGATCGTCGACAACCCGACCAAGCTGCCCTCGCCGGGCGCCGTGGGCACCGCGTTCAAAAACGCCTGGCTGAAGGGCGACCTGCTCGGCTACATCTGGACCAGCGTCTCGCGCGGTCTGCTCGGCTTCGCCTTCGCGCTGCTCATCGGTACCCCGCTGGGCCTGCTGGTGGCGCGGGTGAAGTTCGTGCGCGCGGCCATCGGTCCGATCCTGTCCGGCCTGCAGTCGCTCCCGTCGGTGGCATGGGTGCCGCCGGCCGTGATCTGGCTGGGTCTGAACAACTCGATGATGTACGCGGTGATCCTGCTCGGCGCGGTGCCGTCCATCGCCAACGGTCTGGTGTCCGGCGTCGACCAGGTGCCGCCGCTGTTCCTGCGCGCGGGCCGCACGATGGGCGCGACGGGCATCAAGGGCATCTGGCACGTCACCCTGCCGGCGGCGCTGCCCGGCTATGTCGCCGGCATGAAGCAGGGCTGGGCGTTCTCGTGGCGCTCGCTGATGGCGGCGGAGATCATCGCCCAGTTCCCCGATCTGGGCGTGGGCCTCGGCCAGCTGCTGGAGAACGGGCGCACCGCAGGCGACATGGCCATGGTCTTCGAGGCCATCCTGCTCATCCTGTTCGTCGGCATAGCCATCGACCTGCTGATCTTCAGCCCCCTGGAGCGGTCGGTCCTGCGCAGCCGCGGCCTGCTGGTGAAGAGCTGA